The following proteins are encoded in a genomic region of Hydra vulgaris chromosome 05, alternate assembly HydraT2T_AEP:
- the LOC136080885 gene encoding uncharacterized protein LOC136080885 isoform X1, giving the protein MFDEFKGVHSITISKLKKCLIDIDEIKINKLKYYSKKNDRDIKKADEHKHTIQWENRLTHNQGKINDVLERWVKVLHELRNYTLKIHKFCMDLKVLFLHELKPPVNTSIYTHFYESNPDLYFRFSDDIVSAWLKDKINFENASNLAIFITEFADNIMPASYPNVLKKIFTEFIQPELESKIKIIHDSLSSITKNGSLNVIFIDNVPSFYALFWPSEAVSWTKRIRYWPDLELVKLIEKKGFHIVPKSSPDGDNLLEWRISFSAAETVLSLHRTEKQNYIYFLFKSIFYRFVKSYSNNSSMTSYVCKTLMMWACEQQPQSWWEEISPENGVLFLIEQLIEGIKQKYIKHYFLEGVNLIEQYSQSTLNTAFSALDDLKNNFYKHLNLSLEKLDEKTKLIEEHLNNKLAMKDLNKKVTNNQEHLNDIVTIKQENQSNIVTNEKHIYDKINFDFSVAFVYSQNCLKKLIPVLENLIKLFWHKYFIITYSIYEEISRTKRNIISRWRIIESFKTTQEKIPEWFLSFTQPLYIDLFTIIAYDNTLLNYFSSLKSLALLGCTNCSVCNAFIKCKSKRFSCFNSKSDEMLYLCPKCFYLIPDSKLLLSECKISESLPCFRSYADLKNKSSEILHTDHDLLNVIEFLGLDKAIVYSLKNIVIFSPEFDINTFSQFYLNKDNFVHEKEYQFANLVNEEIKRFSFESEMHEIPFIENIAKNYIKSLQNKAVNNNFTANCSSNHHFFQNNFCSYKCFTTFNDPPSGDYSVFCTKFMSKCSRSFYNVVNSCYFFNKYASDLRNEQPGDLIKSTALFKSLENNSVPHMSSVFVTSETDCKNNVENCIKLKTDELNNQFSQNFEGLRLIDKKINKLSQLIQNFM; this is encoded by the coding sequence ATGTTTGATGAATTTAAAGGTGTCCACAGTATTACaataagtaaacttaaaaaatgtttaattgacatagatgaaataaaaataaacaagttaaaatattacagtaaaaaaaatgaccGTGACATCAAAAAAGCAGATGAACATAAACATACTATTCAATGGGAAAACAGATTGACACACAACCAGGGTAAAATAAATGATGTTTTGGAGAGATGGGTCAAAGTATTACACGAACTTCGAAATTATACACTTAAGATACATAAATTTTGCATggatttaaaagttctttttctCCATGAACTTAAACCACCTGTGAATACGTCtatttatacacatttttatgaaagtaatCCCGACCTATACTTCCGATTTTCTGACGACATAGTTTCTGCTTGGTTGAAAgacaaaatcaattttgaaaacgCTTCAAATTTAGCTATATTTATTACTGAGTTTGCGGACAATATAATGCCCGCGAGTTAcccaaatgttttgaaaaaaatctttactgaATTTATTCAACCTGAACTTGAAagcaaaataaagataattcaTGATAGCTTATCTTCTATAACAAAAAACGGTAGcctaaatgtaatttttattgacaACGTTCCCTCATTTTACGCCTTGTTTTGGCCTTCTGAAGCTGTTTCCTGGACGAAAAGAATCAGATATTGGCCAGACCTCGAACTAGTGAAGTTAATTGAAAAGAAAGGTTTTCATATCGTTCCAAAATCGTCACCAGATGGAGATAATCTTTTAGAATGGCGAATCTCATTTTCTGCTGCTGAAACTGTTTTAAGTCTTCATCGAACTGAGAagcaaaactatatatattttttgttcaaatctATATTTTATCGTTTTGTTAAATCATATTCAAATAATAGTTCTATGACCTCTTATGTTTGCAAAACGCTAATGATGTGGGCTTGCGAACAGCAGCCTCAATCTTGGTGGGAAGAAATATCACCGGAAAAtggagttttatttttaatagaacaGTTAATTGAAGGTATCAAACAGAAGTATATAAAACACTACTTCCTAGAAGGAGTAAACTTAATCGAACAATATTCACAATCAACTTTAAACACTGCTTTTTCCGCtttagatgatttaaaaaataacttttataaacacttaaatctttctttagaaaaattggatgaaaaaacaaaactaattgaagaacatctaaataataaacttgCCATGAaagacttaaataaaaaagttacgaATAACCAAGAACATTTAAATGATATTGTTACGATTAAGCAAGAAAATCAAAGCAATATCGTAACTAAcgaaaaacatatatatgataaaataaactttgatttttctgtaGCGTTTGTTTATTCGcagaattgtttaaaaaaactgattccTGTTTTAGAAAATCTAATTAAACTCTTTTGgcataaatactttattattacgTACAGCATTTATGAAGAAATTTCAAgaactaaaagaaatattatttcgAGATGGAGAATTATTGAATCTTTCAAAACAACGCAGGAAAAAATCCCCGAGTGGTTTTTAAGCTTTACGCAACCActatatattgatttatttacaataatagcCTATGACAACACACTGTTAAACtacttttcaagtttaaaatcgTTAGCTCTTCTTGGATGTACTAATTGCAGTGTTTGCAATGCTttcataaaatgtaaaagtaaacgATTTTCATGTTTTAACAGCAAATCGGACGAGATGCTTTACCTATgtccaaaatgtttttatttaattccaGATTCAAAATTGTTGCTTTCagaatgtaaaatatcagaaaGCTTGCCTTGTTTTAGAAGTTATgcagatttaaaaaacaaatcatccGAGATTTTACATACAGATCACGaccttttaaatgttatagAGTTTTTAGGCCTAGATAAAGCTATTGTTTATTCTTTGAAGAACATAGTAATTTTTTCTCCTGAGTTTGATATTAACACTTTtagtcaattttatttaaataaagataattttgtacACGAAAAAGAATATCAGTTTGCGAACTTGGTTAATGAAGAAATAAAACGTTTCTCATTTGAAAGCGAAATGCATGAGATTCCGTTTATAgaaaatattgctaaaaattatataaaatctctTCAAAACAAAGCAGTCAATAACAATTTTACAGCTAATTGCAGCTCCAATcaccatttttttcaaaataatttttgctcctataaatgttttacaacGTTTAATGACCCTCCCTCAGGTGACTACAGCGTTTTTTGCACAAAGTTTATGTCAAAATGTTCAAGAAGTTTCTATAACGTTGTTAACagctgttatttttttaataaatatgcatCCGATCTGCGTAATGAGCAACCTGgagatttaattaaatctaCTGCTCTCttcaaaagtttagaaaataattctGTACCCCATATGTCATCCGTTTTCGTAACGAGTGAAACAGATTGCAAAAATAATGTCgaaaattgtattaaattaaaaactgatgaGCTTAATAACCAATTTAGTCAAAATTTCGAAGGTTTGAggttaatagataaaaaaattaataagttaagTCAGTTGATACAAAACTTTATGTGA